From the Streptococcus halotolerans genome, the window TTCCATTGTTCACGTCCTGCAGCAACTAGGTTGTCACCACCACAACGAATCAACTCAACGCTGTCAACTCCAAGGTTTTCTGCTAAGAGTTCTGCCAAATCACCTTCTTCTTCAACGATTTTGAGCGCTTCATTTTCGTAAGTCACAGAATAAACGCGAAGGTCTCCTTCAATTTCAGGGTGGATAGTGAATTTATCGTAGTCAACCATTGTAAAGACGGTGTCAAGGTGCATGAATTTACGGTTATTGGCAAATTCAAAGGCTAAGACTTTCTTGAAACCAAGGTTTTCTTTAAAGATATTGACCAATAATTTTTCAATCGAAGCCGCATCAGTACGTTGAGAGATTCCCACTGCCAAGACATCTTTAGAAAGAACTAACTCATCTCCCCCTTCGATACGAGTAGTCTCGTCTCGGTCGTAAACCATAGGAACCTTGCCAGCATAAGTTGGGTGATAAGTAAAGATGTATTTGCCATAAATCGTTTCACGATTACGTGTTTCAGAGAACATATGGTTAAGAGAAACGCCATTACCGATGGTTGCGAATGGGTCGCGTGTAAAATAAAGGTTAGGCATTGGATCGATCGCGAATGGGTAATCGGATTCCACCAAGTCTGTCAATCCTTTGGCTTCTGCAGGGATTTCAGGAAGTTCTGATTTTTGAACCCCAGCCATTGTTTTTTCGATCAGTTCTTTATTATCTTCGATGCCATTTAACAAGTCGTAGATCGCTTTTTTCGTTTCACGACCACGGATATTAGCTTCTTCAAGGTATTCTTTGATAAATTGTTCCCGGATGTCTGGGCTAGTCAATGCTTCAGCAGCCAATTCTTCAAGGTAGAGGACTTCAACGCCTTCATTTCGAAGAGCGTCAGCGAAAGCATCGTGTTCTTTTTGAGCATCTTCCAAGAAAGGAATGTCATCGA encodes:
- the arcA gene encoding arginine deiminase, translated to MTQSNPIHVFSEIGKLKKVMLHRPGKEIENLMPDYLERLLFDDIPFLEDAQKEHDAFADALRNEGVEVLYLEELAAEALTSPDIREQFIKEYLEEANIRGRETKKAIYDLLNGIEDNKELIEKTMAGVQKSELPEIPAEAKGLTDLVESDYPFAIDPMPNLYFTRDPFATIGNGVSLNHMFSETRNRETIYGKYIFTYHPTYAGKVPMVYDRDETTRIEGGDELVLSKDVLAVGISQRTDAASIEKLLVNIFKENLGFKKVLAFEFANNRKFMHLDTVFTMVDYDKFTIHPEIEGDLRVYSVTYENEALKIVEEEGDLAELLAENLGVDSVELIRCGGDNLVAAGREQWNDGSNTLTIAPGVVVVYNRNTITNAILESKGLRLIKIHGSELVRGRGGPRCMSMPFEREDL